The genomic DNA GCGCCAGGCCGGCCGCGCCCACGCCCAGCGGCTGGCGATGGCCGATGGTCACCGCCAGCACCTGCACCGGATAGTTGCCGACCTCGCGATGCAGGCATAGCGAATCGCCGCCGGCGCGGCAGATCAGGAATGCCGAATCGCCGCTGACGTCGCTGATCTGCCGCAGCACCGGCCGCAGGCCGCGCACCGCTTCGGCGTGCGGATCGCCGGCCATCATCACGCCCAGTTCCGCCATGCGCCAGTGCGGCGCATCCGGCTCGCGCAGCGCGTAGCCCTCCTGCGCCAGCACATCCAGGTACCGGTAGACGGTGGAGCGCTGCATGCCGGCGGCGCGCGCGATGTCTGTCACGTGCATGCCGGCCGCGCCCGCCTGGCGCAGCACGCCCAGCACCCGCAGCCCGCGCCGCAACACCCGCGGCCCGCCGTCGTCGCTTTCCGGTTTGTTCATTTTCTGGACACCTTGCGTTGATGAGGCGCCTATCAAAGCCCAATATGAAGTCGGGCAGGCAAAGATCTGTCCAGATATTAGACAAACAGGACGGAGACAACCATGCAGACATTCAGCAGGCGGCTGGCCGCCAGCGTCGCGGCCCTGGCGGGCGCCATTGCATTCAGCGCGCCGAGCCAGGCTGCCAAACCCTATCCCGAACGCCCGGTGACCCTGGTGGTCGGTTACGCCGCGGGCGGCGCCACCGACATCGTGGCGCGCCTGGTCGCCAAGGCCCTGAACGAGGAACTCGGCCAGACCATCGTGGTGGAGAACAAGACCGGCGCCAACAGCAACATCGGCGCCGAAATCGTCGCGCGCGCCGCGCCCGACGGCTATACGCTCTACGTCGGCTCGATCGCCAACACCATCAACCGCACGCTGTACAGCAAGCTCAACTACGACTTCGTCAAGGACTTCGAGCCGATCGGCCTGCTGGCGACCATCCCCAACATCCTGGTGGTCAACCCCAAGCTGCCGGTCAAGACGGTGCCGGAATACCTGGCCTACGCCAAGGCCCACCCCGGCAAGCTGACCTGCGCCTCGTCGGGCAGCGGCTCGTCCATCCACCTGTCCTGCGAACTGTTCAAGATGCAGACCGGCACCGACATCCTGCACGTGCCCTATCGCGGCAGTGGTCCGGCGGTGGCCGACCTGCTGGGCGGCCAGGTCGATTCCATGTTCGACAACCTGCCCTCGTCATTGCCCCACGTGCAGGCTGGCAAGCTGCGCGCCATCGGCGTCACCTCGCCGCAGCGGCTTCCGGCCGTGCCCGACGTGCCGACGCTGGCCGAGTCCGGCCTGCCCGGCTTCGACGTCGAATCCTGGTTCGGCCTGATGGCGCCGGCTGGCACGCCGCAACCCGTCATCGCGCGCCTGAACCAGGCCTTGAACAAGGCGCTGGCCGATCCCGCGCTGGTGGCGTCCTACAAACAATCGGGCTTCTACGCACCGCAACCGCCCAACACGCCGCAGACGTTCGGCAAGAAGATCGCCAGCGAAATCGACAAATGGGGCGAAGTGGTCAAGCGCGCCGACATCAAAGCCAACTGAGGAGCACCAGGGTGTACCCGATAGATTTCTTTTTTCGCGCCGCCGAGCAGTATCCGGACCGCGTGGCGCTGGACGCGCCCGAGGGCCACGTAACGTATGCGCGGCTGGCCAAGGACGTGCGCGCGCTGGCCGCCGCGTTGCAGGACCTGGACCCGGCGCCACAGACCCGCGTCGCCCTGTGCGCGGGCAACACCAGCCGTCATATCCTGGCGCTGCTGGCGGTGCTGGCCAGCGGCAAGATCTGGGTGCCGCTGAACATCCGCAGCACCGCGCGCGAGATCGGGCGCATCCTGGACGCCACCGAGCCGTCCATCGTCATGGTCGACGGTGCCGGCGACGCGCTGGTGGCGGCGGGCGCGCCGCATCGCGTCAGCCTGGCGCCGGACATCGCCGGCCTGGCCTTCGAGACCCTGCTGCAACGCGGCGCCGGTCGCGAACCGCTGCGCCACGCGTTGCCGCGCGAGGCCACCCAGGCAATCAAGTTCACCGGCGGCACCACCGGCCTGCCCAAGGGCGTGATGCAGCCCTATCACGCCTGGAACGCCGCCATCATCAACCAGATCCACAGTTGGGGCCTGACGCACGAGGACCGCTACGTGGTCGCCGCCCCGGTGACGCATGGCACCGGCACCTACCTCTTGCCGGTGCTGGCGCGCGGCGGCGCGCACGTGCTGCTCGACAGCGCCACGCCGGCCTCGATCACCGCCGCCTTCCGCGAACGCGGCGGCACCCTCAGCTTCATGCCGCCGACGCTGATCTACATGATCATGGCGCAGCCGGGCGTGTCGCGCGCCGATTTCCCGAGACTGCGCAACCTGATCTACGGCGGCGCGCCCATGCCGCCCGAAAAAATCGAACGCGCCCGCGCCTTCTTCGGCCCGGTGCTGGGCACCACCTACGGCCAGACCGAGGCGCCGCAGATCGTCACGGTGCTGCGTCCGGCCGACCTGGAATCGCCCGACAACCGCGCCTCGGTCGGCCGCGTCACCTGGCTGTCCGACGTCGCCATCATGGACCCGGCCGGCGCCCTGCTGCCGCGCGGCGCGATCGGCGAAGTGGTGGTGCGCGGCGACCTGGTGATGTCGGGCTACTGGCGCCTGCCCGAGAAGACCGCCGAGACCATCGTCGACGGCTGGCTGCACACGGGCGACACCGGCCTGATCGATGAACGCGGCTACCTGTTCCTGAAGGACCGCCTGCGCGACGTCATCATCACCGGCGGCTTCAACGTGTATCCCGTGGACGTCGAGAACGCGCTGTCGTCGCATCCGGCCGTCTACGAATGCTCGGTGTTCGGCCTGCCCGACGACAAATGGGGCGAGGCCGTCCACGCCGCGGTGCAACTGCATCCCGGCGTCGCGGCCGACGCCGACGCGCTCAAGGCCCACGTGCGCGGCCTGCTCGGCCCGGTCGCCACGCCCAAGCAGATCCACCTCCACGCCAGCCTGCCGCGCTCGCCCGTCGGCAAGGTGCTCAAGAACGCCGTGCGCGACGCGGCCCTCAAGGAATACCCATGAACACGCCCGAAACCCGCCTCTGCGCCCATCACCTCACCGGCATGTCGTACCGCGACGTCGACCTGGTGGAAGACCTGATCGGCAAGAAGACCTTCACCGAAGTCATGATCATGCAGATCCTGGGCCGCGAGGCGCGGCCGGTGGACATGCGCATCGTCGACGCGGTGCTGGTGACCTTGATGGAGCATGGCCTCACGCCCAGCGCCATCGCCACCCGCCTGATCTACATGAGCGCGCCCGAAAACCTGCAGGGCGCGGTGGCGTCCGGCCTGATGGCGGTCGGCAGCCAGTTCGTCGGCACCATGGAGAACTGCTCGCGCCTGCTGGACCGCATCCGCCAGGCCGCCGACGGCCGCGCCGAGGCGCTGGCGATCGCGCAGGAATTCCGCGCCAGCCGCCAGCCGCTGCCGGGCTTCGGCCATCACCTGCACAAGCCCGACGACCCGCGTTCGATCAAGCTGCTGGCGCTGGCCGAGGCCGAGCCGGACCTGCCCGGCGATTCGCTCAAGGCGCTGCGCCTGCTGGCGGCGGCGATCGACGAGACCTACGGCAAGCACATCACCATCAACGCCACTGGCGCCGTCGCCGCGCTGCTCAGCGAGATCGGCGTGCCCACCGCGCTGATGCGCGGCTTTGCGGTCATCTCGCGCGCCGCCGGCCTGGTGTCGCACGTGGCCGAGGAACAGCAGAGCCCGAGCGGCCGCTTTATCTGGGAAACCATCGACCACGCCATTCCCTACGTCGGCAAGGGCAAGTCGCACCAGCGCGACGGAGAACCGTCGTGATCCCGCCCGCGCCCGGCGCGCGGCTGGCGGGCAAGATCGCGCTGGTGGCCGGCGCCGGTTCCTCGGCCGCCGGCTGGAGCATCGGCAAGGCCAGTTGCGTGACGCTGGCGCGTCAGGGCGCGGCCATCATCGCGCTGGACGCCGACCGGGCGGCGGCCGAGGACGCGGCCCATGAAGTCGAGCGAGCCGGCGGCCAGGCGCTGCCGGTGCAGGCCGACGTGGCCGACGCCGACGCCATGCGGGCCGCGGTGGACGCGGCACTGGCCCACTACGGCCGCATCGACGTGCTGCAAGCCAACGCCGGTATCGGCAAGGTCGGCGGCCCGGAAGACATCGACCTGGCCGACTGGGACCGCATCCAGCGCGTCAACGTCACCAGCCTGCTGATCGCCACGCGCCTGCTGGCGCCCGTGATGCGGGCACAGGGCGGCGGCGCCATCGTCACCGTATCGTCGATCGCGGGCATCCGCTACACCGGTTATCCCCACCTGGCCTACAGCGTCAGCAAGGCCGCCGTGATCCATTTCGCGCGCATGGCGGCTCAGCAGTACGCGGCCGACGGCATCCGCGTCAATACCGTGATCCCGGGCCTGATCGATACGCCGCGTGTTGCCAGGAACGTGGCCGGCATGTTCGCCAAGGACGACCTGGAGGCGGCGCGCAAGGCGCGCGACCGGCAGGTGCCGATGGGCCGCATGGGCACGCCCTGGGAAGTGGCGAACGCGGTGGCGTTCCTGGCGTCGGATGAAGCGTCGTACATCACCGGCACGGAACTGCTGGTGGATGGGGGCCTGACGGGCAAATACGCTTAGGGCAAACCGCAAGGAAGAACGTAGCGGCGCGGCCCGGGCGCGTATCCGGACCGCGTGACGCGGAGGACGCAACCAGGCCGCCCCGCGCCCTCGTCGTCAGGGCAGCACCGGAAAACGCGTGGCGATCTCGTCGCCCGTGAACCGCGCCACCCAGCCCGCCGGGTCATTGAACAACCGGATGCAGGTGAACGCGGGCGCCGAGCCCATGTCGAACCAGTGTGGCAGGCCGGCCGGCACCGAGATCAGGTCGTCCTGCTCGCACAGCACCGCGTAGACGCGGCCGGCGGCATGCAGCGTGAACAGGCCGCTGCCGGCGACGAAGAAGCGCACCTCGTCATCGGCGTGCGTGTGCTCGGCCAGGAACTTGCGGCGCAAGGCCTCGCGCTCGGGATGCGCCGGGTCCAGGCTGACCACGTCGACGCTGCGATAGCCGCGCTCGGCCACCAGCCGGTCGATCTCGGGACGATACGCCGCCAGCACCTCGGCCTGCGGCGCGCCGGGGGCCACCGGCGCCTGCGCGCGCCAGCGTTCGAAGGTCACGCCGATGGCGGCCAGCTCGCGCCGGATCTCGCCGACCTCATCGATGCGCCGGCCGGCGGCGGGATCGTCCTGCGGATAGATCGTCAGCGTCGACATCGCTTACCAGGAGGTGCTGTACGCGCCAGGGAACTTCTGCGCCACGAAGGCCTTCACCTCGTCGGACTGGTAGGCCTTGATGAAGCGCGCGATGCGCGGATCGTTCTTGTTGTCCTCGCGCGCGGCGATGACCACGGCGGCGAACGGCGCCTCCTTGCTTTCCAGCACCAGCGCATCCTTGGCGGGCGACAGGCCGGCCGGGATGGCGTAGGCCGAATTCACCGCGGCGGCGTCCACGTCGGCCAGCGAGTGCGGCAGTTGCGCGGCCTCGATCTCGACGAACTTGAGCTTCCTGGGGTTGTCGACCACGTCGAACAGCGACGCCGTCACGGTCACGCCGTCCTTGAGCTTGATGAGCTTGGCCGCCTGCAACACCAGCAGCGCGCGGGCGCCGTTGGTCGGGTCGTTGGGGATCGCCACCTTGGCGCCCGGCTGCAGGTCGTCCAGCGACTTCACGCGCTTGGAATAGATGCCCATCTGCTGCACCACGGCCGTGGCCACCGGCACCAGCTTGTAGCCGCGCGCCTTGTTCTGCGATTCCAGGAAGGGCTTGTGCTGGTAGATGTTCAGGTCCAATTCCTTGGCATCGAGCGCGGCGTTGGGCTGGATGAAATCGCTGAACTCGACCAGCTTGACCTTCAGGCCCTGCCTGGCCGCGACCTGCTGCACCACTTCGCCGATCTGGGCGTGCGGGCCGACGGTCACGCCGACTTTCAATTCGGCGTCCTGCGCCATGGCCGGCGCGGCGGCGGCGAATCCGATCAGGGTGGCAAGGGCGGCCAGGGTGTGGCGTAGACGCATGGGAATCTCGGCAATCGAACAGGGAAGGGAAGCCCCGGATTCTAGTGAGCGTCCTTCAAAACCGGAAGCGATGAATTTTCATATTGATATGCGTCTTTCCATATAAAGCCCGCCGCGATGACAAGCCCGCGCCGGCGCGACACAATAGCGGCTGGATCCAAACACCTTGCC from Achromobacter xylosoxidans includes the following:
- a CDS encoding MetQ/NlpA family ABC transporter substrate-binding protein, whose translation is MRLRHTLAALATLIGFAAAAPAMAQDAELKVGVTVGPHAQIGEVVQQVAARQGLKVKLVEFSDFIQPNAALDAKELDLNIYQHKPFLESQNKARGYKLVPVATAVVQQMGIYSKRVKSLDDLQPGAKVAIPNDPTNGARALLVLQAAKLIKLKDGVTVTASLFDVVDNPRKLKFVEIEAAQLPHSLADVDAAAVNSAYAIPAGLSPAKDALVLESKEAPFAAVVIAAREDNKNDPRIARFIKAYQSDEVKAFVAQKFPGAYSTSW
- a CDS encoding citryl-CoA lyase, yielding MNTPETRLCAHHLTGMSYRDVDLVEDLIGKKTFTEVMIMQILGREARPVDMRIVDAVLVTLMEHGLTPSAIATRLIYMSAPENLQGAVASGLMAVGSQFVGTMENCSRLLDRIRQAADGRAEALAIAQEFRASRQPLPGFGHHLHKPDDPRSIKLLALAEAEPDLPGDSLKALRLLAAAIDETYGKHITINATGAVAALLSEIGVPTALMRGFAVISRAAGLVSHVAEEQQSPSGRFIWETIDHAIPYVGKGKSHQRDGEPS
- a CDS encoding Bug family tripartite tricarboxylate transporter substrate binding protein; its protein translation is MQTFSRRLAASVAALAGAIAFSAPSQAAKPYPERPVTLVVGYAAGGATDIVARLVAKALNEELGQTIVVENKTGANSNIGAEIVARAAPDGYTLYVGSIANTINRTLYSKLNYDFVKDFEPIGLLATIPNILVVNPKLPVKTVPEYLAYAKAHPGKLTCASSGSGSSIHLSCELFKMQTGTDILHVPYRGSGPAVADLLGGQVDSMFDNLPSSLPHVQAGKLRAIGVTSPQRLPAVPDVPTLAESGLPGFDVESWFGLMAPAGTPQPVIARLNQALNKALADPALVASYKQSGFYAPQPPNTPQTFGKKIASEIDKWGEVVKRADIKAN
- a CDS encoding SDR family NAD(P)-dependent oxidoreductase, which gives rise to MIPPAPGARLAGKIALVAGAGSSAAGWSIGKASCVTLARQGAAIIALDADRAAAEDAAHEVERAGGQALPVQADVADADAMRAAVDAALAHYGRIDVLQANAGIGKVGGPEDIDLADWDRIQRVNVTSLLIATRLLAPVMRAQGGGAIVTVSSIAGIRYTGYPHLAYSVSKAAVIHFARMAAQQYAADGIRVNTVIPGLIDTPRVARNVAGMFAKDDLEAARKARDRQVPMGRMGTPWEVANAVAFLASDEASYITGTELLVDGGLTGKYA
- a CDS encoding IclR family transcriptional regulator; this encodes MNKPESDDGGPRVLRRGLRVLGVLRQAGAAGMHVTDIARAAGMQRSTVYRYLDVLAQEGYALREPDAPHWRMAELGVMMAGDPHAEAVRGLRPVLRQISDVSGDSAFLICRAGGDSLCLHREVGNYPVQVLAVTIGHRQPLGVGAAGLALLGALPPAEADEVIAQNEQALRAYGGMTVAQMRRLAENTRDRGWAVVGNAAVPGVLGVGVALCDAGGYPRLAVSVSSLIDRMQAPRQRAIAELIRTQLGQDEVRRQRWSLPGVVDEAD
- a CDS encoding class I adenylate-forming enzyme family protein produces the protein MYPIDFFFRAAEQYPDRVALDAPEGHVTYARLAKDVRALAAALQDLDPAPQTRVALCAGNTSRHILALLAVLASGKIWVPLNIRSTAREIGRILDATEPSIVMVDGAGDALVAAGAPHRVSLAPDIAGLAFETLLQRGAGREPLRHALPREATQAIKFTGGTTGLPKGVMQPYHAWNAAIINQIHSWGLTHEDRYVVAAPVTHGTGTYLLPVLARGGAHVLLDSATPASITAAFRERGGTLSFMPPTLIYMIMAQPGVSRADFPRLRNLIYGGAPMPPEKIERARAFFGPVLGTTYGQTEAPQIVTVLRPADLESPDNRASVGRVTWLSDVAIMDPAGALLPRGAIGEVVVRGDLVMSGYWRLPEKTAETIVDGWLHTGDTGLIDERGYLFLKDRLRDVIITGGFNVYPVDVENALSSHPAVYECSVFGLPDDKWGEAVHAAVQLHPGVAADADALKAHVRGLLGPVATPKQIHLHASLPRSPVGKVLKNAVRDAALKEYP
- a CDS encoding 1,2-dihydroxy-3-keto-5-methylthiopentene dioxygenase, translating into MSTLTIYPQDDPAAGRRIDEVGEIRRELAAIGVTFERWRAQAPVAPGAPQAEVLAAYRPEIDRLVAERGYRSVDVVSLDPAHPEREALRRKFLAEHTHADDEVRFFVAGSGLFTLHAAGRVYAVLCEQDDLISVPAGLPHWFDMGSAPAFTCIRLFNDPAGWVARFTGDEIATRFPVLP